A stretch of Corallococcus macrosporus DNA encodes these proteins:
- a CDS encoding aminoacyl-tRNA deacylase, protein MIPNAIQSYLRRHRVPFERYAHARAVSATELADALNVPNWRVAKSVIVLADRQPWIVVVPALTTVDLRQIRHTLGVRTARLAAESEFVDHFPDCETGAEPPFGELYGLPVAMDESLSVNERLLFRAGSHEEALEMRFQDFARLEWPLVATFIQQPSREKEPQDKASYEAPMEDSGAQA, encoded by the coding sequence ATGATCCCGAACGCCATCCAAAGCTATCTGCGGCGCCACCGTGTTCCCTTCGAGCGGTATGCCCACGCCCGGGCGGTGAGCGCGACGGAGCTCGCGGACGCCCTCAATGTTCCCAACTGGCGCGTGGCCAAGTCCGTCATCGTGCTGGCCGACCGGCAACCCTGGATCGTCGTCGTGCCCGCGCTGACGACCGTGGACCTGCGGCAGATCCGCCACACGCTGGGCGTCCGCACCGCGCGGCTCGCCGCCGAGTCCGAATTCGTCGACCACTTCCCTGACTGCGAGACGGGCGCCGAGCCTCCCTTCGGTGAGCTGTACGGCCTGCCCGTCGCGATGGACGAGTCGCTGAGCGTCAACGAGCGCCTGCTGTTCCGCGCCGGCTCCCACGAAGAGGCCCTGGAGATGCGCTTCCAGGACTTCGCGCGCCTGGAGTGGCCGCTGGTCGCGACCTTCATCCAGCAGCCCTCGCGGGAGAAGGAGCCGCAGGACAAGGCGTCGTACGAAGCACCGATGGAGGACTCAGGCGCGCAGGCCTGA